From Streptomyces sp. NBC_00370, a single genomic window includes:
- a CDS encoding DUF4253 domain-containing protein encodes MHAEHVRSGLWPLLLDSLDPSDSGFRPWGSGEVFPEQMSSPASHDPADLLAQWWTTYTAVDEDDDMLDTDRRLAVTAPFGQTWPGLASSRETTTNPDQLAAEFAQAFLADLPQTRLGLVAAVSGAEALTAAGWTGPCNYDNDTAKFSAVVRDWEHRFGARVVAVGFSTLHLSVASPPVDEHEALLVAAEHFAFCPDNIWQGSRPYTLAAYAERITGAHHWDFWWD; translated from the coding sequence ATGCACGCCGAACACGTGCGCTCCGGCCTGTGGCCGCTGCTGCTCGACTCGTTGGATCCGAGCGACAGCGGATTCCGCCCATGGGGATCCGGGGAGGTCTTCCCCGAGCAGATGTCCTCCCCGGCAAGCCACGACCCTGCCGACCTCCTCGCCCAGTGGTGGACGACCTACACAGCCGTCGACGAAGACGACGACATGCTCGACACCGACAGGCGCCTGGCCGTCACGGCCCCCTTCGGGCAGACCTGGCCCGGTCTCGCGTCCAGTCGGGAAACGACAACGAACCCCGATCAACTGGCCGCCGAATTCGCGCAGGCGTTCCTCGCTGACCTCCCCCAGACGCGCCTGGGGCTTGTCGCCGCCGTATCCGGTGCCGAGGCGCTGACGGCCGCGGGCTGGACCGGCCCCTGCAACTACGACAATGACACCGCGAAGTTCTCAGCGGTCGTCCGAGATTGGGAGCACCGGTTCGGTGCTCGTGTCGTAGCGGTCGGCTTCTCCACGCTGCACCTCAGCGTCGCCTCGCCTCCCGTGGACGAGCACGAAGCTCTCCTGGTCGCGGCCGAGCACTTCGCCTTCTGCCCGGACAACATCTGGCAGGGCAGCAGGCCGTACACACTGGCCGCATACGCCGAGCGGATCACCGGTGCCCACCACTGGGACTTCTGGTGGGACTGA
- a CDS encoding DUF5958 family protein: protein MNERCVLINQLAQGLRPMAEGIGWFDGLGREEQSEVLLFLRHHCVQARAVIEDAPESIRRAGLRPTHTPAVLISRGRTDEQLGKIAGLAPLDERRKAFRLLIAVLAVADGRRRERFCSGGCSHWWHRLSVA from the coding sequence GTGAACGAACGTTGTGTCCTGATCAACCAGCTCGCGCAGGGGCTGCGTCCGATGGCAGAGGGCATCGGATGGTTCGACGGCCTCGGTCGGGAAGAGCAGTCCGAGGTGCTGCTGTTTCTGCGCCATCACTGCGTCCAGGCGCGCGCAGTCATCGAGGACGCACCAGAGAGCATCCGCCGGGCCGGGCTGCGCCCGACGCACACACCCGCAGTGCTGATCTCACGAGGCCGGACAGACGAGCAATTGGGAAAGATCGCCGGTCTCGCGCCTCTCGACGAACGTCGTAAGGCGTTCCGGCTGCTGATCGCGGTGCTCGCGGTCGCCGACGGACGGCGCCGCGAGCGCTTCTGCTCCGGCGGCTGCAGTCACTGGTGGCACAGACTGTCTGTCGCCTGA
- a CDS encoding nitrilase-related carbon-nitrogen hydrolase → MTQPVRVVFRSASRDAPAAGEGLRVGLYQGQGPVGTRQAVGQNLERLVEVTALAAEYGCQVVVFPEKYTTGYAIGPEQCSELAEHREGPSVERARLAAKENALAVVLPYPEREGNAFYDSISIIAADGLVVANYRKTHLYGAAERRNYSFGQDLPPVVSLNGIGVGVLNCYECEFPPLYQHLAARGAQVVLGPTAADGHFRLADGTMSQVPYQDATRHIIPAMAAIWRLFIAYANRRGWEQVPAGAWQYQGNSGIWAPDGEPLIAATAEDRHHDCLLIADCLPAAVPPFSPEGHHPSDNRLALNPTLQPAR, encoded by the coding sequence ATGACTCAGCCTGTCCGTGTCGTGTTCCGCTCTGCCTCGCGCGATGCGCCCGCTGCCGGCGAAGGGCTGCGGGTGGGGCTGTACCAGGGCCAGGGCCCGGTCGGCACCCGGCAGGCGGTGGGGCAGAACCTGGAGCGTCTGGTGGAGGTGACCGCGCTGGCGGCGGAATACGGCTGTCAGGTGGTGGTCTTCCCGGAGAAGTACACCACCGGCTACGCGATCGGCCCCGAGCAGTGCAGCGAGCTGGCCGAGCACCGTGAGGGCCCTTCGGTCGAGCGAGCGCGGCTGGCGGCCAAGGAGAACGCCCTGGCCGTGGTCCTGCCCTACCCCGAACGCGAGGGGAATGCGTTCTACGACTCGATCAGCATCATCGCCGCGGACGGGCTGGTGGTGGCGAACTACCGCAAGACCCATCTGTACGGGGCCGCCGAGCGGCGCAACTACTCCTTCGGACAGGACCTGCCGCCCGTGGTCAGTCTGAACGGCATCGGGGTGGGCGTGCTCAACTGCTACGAGTGCGAGTTCCCGCCGCTGTATCAGCACCTGGCCGCACGCGGCGCCCAGGTCGTGCTCGGGCCCACCGCCGCCGACGGGCACTTCCGTCTGGCCGACGGCACCATGAGCCAGGTCCCCTACCAGGACGCTACCCGCCACATCATCCCCGCCATGGCCGCCATCTGGCGTCTGTTCATCGCCTACGCCAACCGCCGCGGCTGGGAACAGGTCCCCGCCGGGGCCTGGCAGTACCAGGGCAACTCCGGGATCTGGGCCCCCGACGGCGAACCTCTGATCGCCGCCACCGCCGAGGACCGCCACCATGACTGCCTGCTCATCGCGGACTGTCTCCCCGCCGCCGTCCCGCCCTTCAGCCCCGAAGGCCACCACCCCTCCGACAACCGCCTCGCCCTCAACCCCACCCTGCAACCCGCCCGCTGA
- a CDS encoding DinB family protein, translating to MNPNDPKEDLHGYLKAAREAIIWKLEGLSEYDSRRPLTPTGTNILGLVKHLASVEFGYFGPTFGRPHNESLPWDEEGAEPNSDMWAPADEAREDILGLYHRAWAHADATIEELPLDAMGHVPWWGDNGDVTLQRIMLHMTAETNRHAGHADIVRELIDGRAGLRETNSNMDGGDEAWYREYWNRLEASAKEAQARPS from the coding sequence ATGAACCCCAATGATCCTAAAGAGGACCTGCACGGCTACCTCAAGGCGGCCCGTGAGGCCATCATCTGGAAGCTGGAGGGATTGTCCGAGTACGACAGCCGCCGCCCTCTGACGCCGACCGGCACCAACATCCTCGGTCTCGTCAAGCACCTCGCCAGCGTCGAGTTCGGGTACTTCGGCCCGACCTTCGGCCGCCCGCACAACGAATCGCTCCCTTGGGACGAGGAGGGGGCCGAGCCCAATTCGGACATGTGGGCACCCGCCGACGAGGCGCGCGAGGATATCCTCGGCCTTTACCACCGCGCCTGGGCGCACGCGGACGCGACGATCGAGGAGCTGCCGCTCGATGCGATGGGCCACGTCCCGTGGTGGGGTGACAACGGCGACGTGACGCTTCAGCGGATCATGCTGCATATGACGGCCGAGACGAACCGGCACGCCGGCCACGCCGACATCGTCCGCGAGCTGATCGACGGCAGGGCCGGCCTGCGGGAGACGAACAGCAACATGGATGGCGGCGACGAGGCCTGGTACCGGGAGTACTGGAACAGGCTGGAGGCGTCCGCGAAGGAGGCCCAGGCCAGGCCAAGCTGA
- a CDS encoding TetR/AcrR family transcriptional regulator, producing the protein MTPPRRRYGAELETALLAAAWDELSETGYARLTMESVAVRARTSEPVLYRRWSNKDELVLAVFERHRKDNPITVDDTGALRTDLLDYLTAASQALAGFLAIATAATFSGFLADSGLTPAQIRTKIMDPEALTRVRTIYQRANDRGELDLTHIPPAVQDLPFDLIRHDLLMHLEPPSQARIRAIVDDITLPLLQQGPISYQASPR; encoded by the coding sequence GTGACCCCACCCCGCCGCCGGTACGGCGCTGAGCTCGAAACCGCTCTCCTCGCGGCCGCCTGGGACGAGTTGAGCGAGACCGGGTACGCACGCCTGACGATGGAGTCGGTCGCCGTCCGCGCCCGCACGAGCGAACCCGTGCTCTACCGCCGCTGGTCCAACAAGGACGAACTCGTCCTCGCCGTCTTCGAACGCCACCGCAAGGACAACCCGATCACCGTCGACGACACCGGCGCCCTGCGCACCGATCTACTCGACTACCTGACGGCCGCGAGTCAAGCCCTGGCCGGCTTCCTCGCGATCGCCACCGCCGCCACCTTCTCCGGCTTCCTGGCCGACAGCGGCCTCACCCCCGCCCAGATCCGTACCAAGATCATGGACCCCGAAGCGCTCACCCGCGTCCGCACCATCTACCAACGCGCGAACGACCGCGGCGAACTGGACCTCACTCACATCCCCCCAGCCGTCCAGGACCTCCCCTTCGACCTGATCCGCCACGATCTGCTGATGCACCTGGAACCCCCCAGCCAAGCCCGCATCCGCGCGATCGTCGACGACATCACCCTCCCTCTCCTACAGCAGGGACCGATCTCGTACCAGGCCTCGCCGCGCTGA
- a CDS encoding FAD-dependent oxidoreductase, with amino-acid sequence MTEVLIVGAGPTGLTLACVLARDGVPFRLIEAAAGPQPGSRGKGIQPRTLEVFEDLGILERVLADGRVGTPIRSIGSDGRVEKSGGEPIEERPDVPYQSGLITPEWRIEEALRLRLAEFGGAVEFGTALTGFQQSDDGVSASVVRGGVVETVEARWLVGCDGGHSVVRKQAGIAFAGETLDDVRMIVADVGVAGSDRDAWQMWRHEEGMVALCPLPSTDLFQYQASIGPGQDPGLTLANLQEILVRRSGRSDLRLGEPEWVTLWRANIRLVERYREGRVFLAGDAAHIHSPAGGQGMNTGIQDAYNLGWKLAASPTLLDSYEDERRPIAAGVLALSNARLAETLAAKGIPIRSDGDTRQLNLNYRGSALVWDDRDETAELRAGDRAPDATDLLTTDGVWRHLFELTGGGRFTLLNFGPRIDPPAGVRTLQVVGDLVDTEGHLASAYGAGDHTLVLIRPDGYIACISDAGDLPAVLRHGETTGVGRSAGRRR; translated from the coding sequence GTGACCGAGGTTCTGATTGTCGGTGCTGGCCCGACCGGGCTCACGCTGGCCTGCGTGCTGGCCCGGGACGGGGTGCCGTTCCGGCTGATCGAGGCGGCGGCCGGGCCGCAGCCGGGTTCGCGGGGGAAGGGGATTCAGCCACGCACGCTGGAGGTGTTCGAGGATCTCGGGATCCTCGAACGGGTGCTGGCCGACGGGCGGGTCGGGACGCCGATCCGGTCGATCGGGTCTGATGGGCGGGTCGAGAAGAGCGGGGGTGAGCCGATCGAGGAACGGCCGGATGTTCCGTATCAGTCGGGGCTGATCACGCCGGAATGGCGGATCGAGGAGGCGCTCCGGCTGCGGCTGGCCGAGTTCGGGGGTGCGGTGGAGTTCGGTACGGCGCTCACCGGGTTCCAGCAGTCGGACGATGGGGTGAGCGCGAGCGTCGTACGGGGTGGCGTGGTGGAGACGGTCGAGGCGCGGTGGCTGGTCGGGTGCGATGGAGGGCATAGCGTCGTACGGAAGCAGGCCGGGATCGCCTTCGCGGGCGAGACGTTGGACGACGTACGGATGATCGTTGCCGACGTCGGGGTCGCTGGGTCGGACCGGGATGCGTGGCAGATGTGGCGACATGAGGAGGGGATGGTCGCGCTGTGTCCGCTCCCGTCGACGGATCTCTTTCAGTATCAGGCGAGTATTGGACCGGGGCAGGATCCCGGCCTTACGCTCGCGAATCTGCAGGAGATCTTGGTACGGCGGAGTGGCCGCAGCGATCTCAGGCTGGGTGAACCGGAGTGGGTGACGCTGTGGCGGGCGAACATCCGGCTCGTCGAGCGGTATCGCGAGGGGCGGGTGTTCCTGGCCGGGGATGCGGCGCACATTCACTCACCTGCTGGTGGGCAGGGAATGAATACGGGCATTCAGGATGCGTACAACCTTGGGTGGAAGCTCGCTGCGTCGCCTACGCTCTTGGACAGCTACGAGGACGAGCGTCGGCCGATCGCGGCCGGTGTGCTCGCGCTGTCGAATGCGCGGCTGGCGGAAACGCTTGCGGCGAAGGGGATCCCGATCCGCAGCGACGGGGACACTAGGCAGCTCAACCTCAACTATCGTGGGTCTGCCCTGGTGTGGGACGACCGTGATGAGACGGCCGAGCTCCGAGCTGGGGATCGCGCTCCGGATGCGACTGACCTGTTGACAACAGACGGCGTATGGCGGCATCTCTTCGAGCTGACCGGAGGTGGGCGATTCACGCTGCTGAACTTCGGGCCTCGGATCGATCCGCCGGCTGGTGTCAGGACCCTGCAGGTCGTGGGCGACCTCGTAGATACTGAAGGTCACCTTGCGAGTGCTTACGGCGCAGGCGATCACACGCTGGTGCTGATCCGCCCGGATGGCTACATCGCGTGCATCTCCGATGCCGGTGATCTTCCCGCCGTACTCAGGCATGGAGAAACTACAGGCGTTGGCAGATCGGCTGGTCGCCGACGGTGA
- a CDS encoding GH92 family glycosyl hydrolase, with the protein MGQDAPLGGPHLTRKTFLRGLAVTGAGVALAQSPLLGGVAGAVSDPAKGAGAGGGSRDLAGHVNPFVGTAIQKDSPSVFGAQQAGNTHPGAVAPFGMLTWGPDTVEKQPGGYSWAAPTVRGFSLTHISGGGCDSLGDFPFMPFPGEVTSSPATTPERYASAFSHDAESASPGYYGVHLDNGAKAEFTATQRAGTGRFTYPRGKTASLLVDVSGSAAGTSAAEVRVGRNTLSGSATSGMFCGAADSYQVYFWAEFDQPFKTWGTWSGDSVQPGGSKASCEAQQSDTDDTSEGVCLATGTSAAGTGTAGCGAYVTFHGPVAEARVGISFTSVAAARANLRAENHGSFKAQRARARATWNEQLGAIRVDGGEPADLATFYTALYHCFLHPNVFSDANGEYTGFDGKTHRTRRGHAQYANFSGWDVYRSQIQLLAMLAPRETSDMMQSMVNDYAQGGQLPKWSLANDESYIMVGDPAAPIFAEAYAFGARDFDTRAALDALVAQATKANRIRPGIEDFQKFGYLPADRTYEQYHYGSVSTSLEYNTADFAIAELARQTGDMRTARTFDQRAQYWRKLFNPKTGYVQGRNADGSWVADFDPASPANFVEGNAAQYTWMVPFDVRGLFDALGGDNAVRARLDTFFTQLNAGMDKPYAWMGNEPNIPAPYLYAYAGAPYRTQEVVRRAMTELYTPEAGGLPGNDDLGTMSAWYVWSALGMFPQVPGRAELVLASPLFRAATVRLGSGRTIEVHAPHAARNAPYVRGLRVDGRRSTKPWLPATFAHTGGRLDFSLAATPDRHWGSDPTDAPPSFGKNSHRA; encoded by the coding sequence ATGGGACAGGACGCACCTCTGGGCGGGCCCCACCTGACGCGCAAGACGTTCCTGCGGGGTCTTGCCGTGACCGGCGCGGGCGTGGCGCTCGCGCAGTCACCGCTGCTGGGTGGCGTGGCCGGCGCGGTGTCCGACCCGGCGAAGGGCGCGGGCGCCGGGGGCGGCTCCAGGGACCTGGCCGGGCACGTGAACCCGTTCGTGGGCACGGCGATCCAGAAGGACAGCCCCTCCGTCTTCGGCGCTCAGCAAGCCGGGAACACCCACCCCGGAGCCGTCGCGCCGTTCGGGATGCTCACCTGGGGGCCGGACACGGTCGAGAAGCAGCCGGGCGGCTACTCCTGGGCTGCCCCGACCGTCCGCGGTTTCAGCCTGACGCACATCTCGGGCGGCGGCTGCGACTCGCTCGGCGACTTCCCGTTCATGCCGTTTCCCGGCGAGGTGACCTCCTCGCCCGCCACGACACCCGAGCGCTACGCCTCGGCCTTCTCCCACGACGCGGAGTCCGCCTCACCGGGCTACTACGGAGTGCACCTGGACAACGGCGCGAAGGCGGAGTTCACCGCGACACAGCGCGCGGGGACGGGCCGCTTCACCTATCCGCGCGGCAAGACGGCGAGCCTGCTCGTGGACGTCTCGGGCTCGGCGGCCGGAACGAGCGCCGCCGAGGTGCGAGTAGGGCGCAACACGCTCAGCGGCTCGGCCACGAGCGGCATGTTCTGCGGCGCGGCCGACTCCTACCAGGTCTACTTCTGGGCCGAGTTCGACCAGCCGTTCAAGACCTGGGGCACCTGGAGCGGAGACTCCGTGCAGCCCGGCGGTTCGAAGGCGTCGTGCGAGGCGCAGCAGAGCGACACGGACGACACGAGCGAGGGCGTGTGTCTCGCCACCGGCACGAGCGCCGCCGGTACCGGCACGGCCGGCTGCGGCGCGTACGTCACCTTCCACGGGCCGGTGGCCGAGGCCCGGGTGGGTATCTCCTTCACCAGCGTGGCCGCCGCGCGCGCCAACCTGCGCGCGGAGAACCACGGCAGCTTCAAGGCCCAGCGCGCACGGGCCCGAGCCACGTGGAACGAACAGCTCGGAGCGATCCGCGTCGACGGCGGCGAGCCCGCGGACCTCGCGACCTTCTACACCGCGCTCTACCACTGCTTCCTGCACCCCAACGTCTTCTCCGACGCGAACGGCGAGTACACGGGCTTCGACGGCAAGACGCACCGCACGCGACGCGGGCACGCGCAGTACGCGAACTTCTCGGGCTGGGACGTCTACCGCTCCCAGATCCAACTGCTCGCCATGCTCGCGCCGCGCGAGACGAGCGACATGATGCAGTCGATGGTGAACGACTACGCACAGGGCGGCCAACTGCCCAAGTGGTCGCTCGCCAACGACGAGTCGTACATCATGGTCGGCGACCCGGCCGCGCCGATCTTCGCCGAGGCCTACGCCTTCGGGGCCAGGGACTTCGACACGCGGGCAGCGCTCGACGCGCTCGTCGCGCAGGCCACGAAGGCGAACAGGATCAGGCCCGGCATCGAGGACTTCCAGAAGTTCGGCTACCTGCCGGCCGACCGGACGTACGAGCAGTACCACTACGGTTCGGTCTCCACCTCGCTGGAGTACAACACCGCCGACTTCGCCATCGCAGAACTCGCCCGGCAGACCGGGGACATGCGCACCGCGCGGACCTTCGACCAGCGCGCACAGTACTGGCGCAAGCTGTTCAACCCGAAGACCGGCTACGTACAGGGGCGCAACGCCGACGGCTCCTGGGTCGCGGACTTCGACCCGGCGAGCCCCGCGAACTTCGTGGAGGGCAACGCCGCGCAGTACACCTGGATGGTGCCCTTCGACGTGCGCGGCCTCTTCGACGCACTCGGCGGCGACAATGCCGTCCGCGCCCGCCTCGACACTTTCTTCACCCAGCTCAACGCCGGGATGGACAAGCCGTACGCCTGGATGGGCAACGAACCGAACATCCCGGCCCCTTACCTGTACGCGTACGCGGGCGCGCCGTACCGCACGCAGGAGGTCGTACGCCGCGCGATGACGGAGTTGTATACCCCGGAGGCAGGCGGGCTGCCGGGCAACGACGACCTCGGCACGATGAGCGCCTGGTACGTGTGGTCGGCACTCGGCATGTTCCCGCAGGTGCCGGGACGGGCCGAACTGGTCCTCGCCAGCCCGCTGTTCCGCGCCGCCACCGTACGACTCGGCTCGGGCCGCACCATCGAGGTGCACGCACCCCACGCCGCACGGAACGCGCCGTACGTGCGGGGGCTACGCGTCGACGGCCGCCGCTCCACGAAGCCGTGGCTGCCGGCCACCTTCGCGCACACCGGCGGCCGCCTCGACTTCTCCCTCGCGGCGACACCGGACCGGCACTGGGGCAGCGACCCGACCGACGCCCCGCCCTCCTTCGGCAAGAACAGCCACCGAGCCTGA
- a CDS encoding alpha/beta hydrolase: MSIFLLVHGAWHSGQSWERVVPPLESAGHRVLAPSLTGYGDKAHLLSPEVGLDTHVDDVVRLIDEADLSDVVLVGHSYAGAVISSAANQVPDRIAHLVYVDSMVPQDGETPLDTLPELQGLIDLAAESGRPWLIPPPPEQPPPLGLFGVTDPADVAWLRTVISDHPVRCIQQPVRLDNPAANAIPHTHIRCNGGNAEGFTLPPVPALQPNGSPARVWELPTGHDCMVTMPGELSELLLKAAVSP, encoded by the coding sequence ATGTCAATATTTCTACTGGTTCACGGTGCTTGGCACAGTGGACAGTCCTGGGAGCGCGTGGTTCCGCCGCTGGAGTCGGCCGGACATCGTGTGCTCGCTCCGTCGCTGACCGGCTACGGCGACAAGGCGCATCTGCTCAGCCCTGAAGTAGGACTCGACACGCACGTCGACGATGTCGTCCGGCTGATCGACGAAGCGGACCTCAGCGACGTAGTGCTCGTGGGCCACAGCTACGCGGGGGCGGTCATCTCGTCCGCAGCCAACCAGGTGCCGGACCGGATCGCGCACCTGGTGTACGTCGACTCGATGGTCCCTCAGGACGGCGAGACCCCGCTCGACACCCTGCCCGAACTGCAGGGCCTGATCGACCTGGCCGCGGAATCCGGTCGCCCGTGGCTCATTCCGCCGCCCCCGGAACAGCCGCCCCCGCTCGGCCTGTTCGGAGTGACCGACCCGGCCGACGTCGCGTGGCTGCGCACGGTGATCTCGGATCACCCGGTGCGCTGCATCCAGCAACCGGTCCGGTTGGACAACCCGGCTGCGAACGCGATCCCGCACACCCACATCCGCTGCAACGGCGGGAACGCGGAAGGCTTCACGCTGCCGCCCGTCCCCGCGCTACAGCCCAACGGTTCTCCGGCGCGCGTGTGGGAACTGCCGACCGGTCACGACTGTATGGTCACCATGCCCGGCGAGCTGAGCGAGTTGCTTCTCAAGGCTGCCGTCAGTCCCTGA